Genomic window (Kangiella profundi):
CACCGTTGTTTTTCGACCACTGAATAAAGTCGGCAACGATCAGGAAGTAGCCCGGGAAACCCATCTGGTTGATAACGTCTAGTTCGATCTGCAAACGCTCATCATACTCTTTGCGGATTTCGGCAAAGTTCTCAGCATTACGGTCATACAATTGATCAAGTCGTTCTTCAAGGCCGTCTTTTGAGACTTTCTCAAAGTACTGTTCAATAGTCATGCCTTCAGGAATCGGGAACTCCGGCAAGAAATACTCGCCAAGACGCATATCCAGATTACAGCGCTTAGCAATTTCCACACTGTTTTCCAGTGCTTCAGGGATATCCTGAAACAGCTCCACCATTTCGGCTTCGCTGCGCAAATACTGTTGCTCACTGTAATCTCGGGGACGACGCGGATCAGCAAGAACTCGCCCCTGATTAATGCAAACCCGAGCTTCGTGTGCATCAAAGTCTTCTTTATGCAGGAAACGTACATCGTTAGTAGCGACAACAGGTGTGCTGGCACCCTGTGCCAACCCAATAACCTGATGGATATATTCGTTTTCTTGCGGGCGGCCAGTTCGCTGCAGCTCAAGATAGAAGCGATCTTTAAAATGATGATTCCAGAAACCCAGGTTCGATGCCGCATGATCCATATTGCCAGCCAGCAAGGCCTTACCCACATCCCCTTGGCGTCCACCCGACAGAATAATTAATCCTTCGGCAAACTCTGGCAGCCACTCTTTTTTGGCTAATGGTAGGCCACGGTGCTGATTCTTAAGGTAAGCGCGGGAAATAAGATACTTGAGATTGAGGTAACCGGTATTATTCATGCACAACGCAGTGACACGAAAGTAGTCATCCTCATCATTGGGGTTCTGAATTAATAAGTCAGCGCCTGCTATCGGCTTTATGCCCGCGGATACTGACTGAGAATAGAATTTGACCAGGCCACACATGTTCATCTGATCGGTCATGGCGATTGCCGGAATATTGTGTTCCTTGCAGTGCGCAATCAGTGGCTTAACCCGCACCACACTATCCACCATAGAGTACTCGGTATGCATTTTGAGGTGAATAAAGCGTGGCGTCATAGTCTTCCGTCTGTTGGCTCTTGTCGTTATAAGATATTAATTATTGATATGAACTGACTTATTATAAAAGCCAGTGAAATTGTTTCCAGTGTTTTAATTACTTTGTTATTTTTATTAATAATTTCAAATTGTTAGTGTCGAATTCTAAAATTCGAGCATTTTCTGGACTGGCGCATAGGAACGACGATGAATTGGAGTGATACCTAATTTTAAAATCGCGTCACGATGCTGCTTAGTAGGGTAGCCTTTATGCTTGGCAAATCCATAACCCGGATAAACCTGTTCCATTTCAGCCATCTCAGTGTCTCGTGCAACCTTTGCCAAAATAGATGCGGCACTGATTGCCGGTTCCTTACTGTCACCCTTAATGATAGCTTCCATTCGACAGTCCAGATCGGGGCAGTGATTTCCATCAATCAGAGCCAACTCAGGCGAATGGCTTAACGTTTCAACTGCTCTCTTCATCGCCAGCAGGCTGGCCTGTAAAATATTAATCCGATCAATTTCTTCAACTTCCGCACGAGCTATAGACCAGGCCAGAGCCTTTTCTTTTATCTCAACTACAAGAGCTTCGCGACGCTTCTCAGTTAATTTTTTAGAATCAGCCAGTCCTTCAATAGGGTTTTCGGGATCAAGGATCACCGCTGCCGCGACTACCGGTCCCGCTAAAGGACCTCGCCCTACCTCATCAACACCTGCAACTAGAATTGTTTGTTCCATAGATTAATTTTTATTTATGAATTAGGGTTAGCGTGCGTTATTCAGCCACCACTGAGCAATCGAATTAGCAGCGTAAACATCTGCA
Coding sequences:
- the rnhB gene encoding ribonuclease HII, which encodes MEQTILVAGVDEVGRGPLAGPVVAAAVILDPENPIEGLADSKKLTEKRREALVVEIKEKALAWSIARAEVEEIDRINILQASLLAMKRAVETLSHSPELALIDGNHCPDLDCRMEAIIKGDSKEPAISAASILAKVARDTEMAEMEQVYPGYGFAKHKGYPTKQHRDAILKLGITPIHRRSYAPVQKMLEF